A stretch of Cyanobacterium sp. HL-69 DNA encodes these proteins:
- a CDS encoding TPR repeat domain protein — protein MKKSVIFLTLILSIFPFPVKAENIAHLSQLLRTKQCQECDLSQAGLVMANLSGANLVGANLVGANLSRANLTGANLSYANLTGASLHGANLAGVNLTGAILNQTDLRNARVIGATFENTDLNNAQIDGIVGISNDAFSAEQFFSWALAEDRQGNYPQALNHYNTAIELDPNMASAYLARGIIRARYDRMDIALEDFTKAQTIYTIENNEEGFTLASQFMELSQAKIENPRQPLGGNQGSPRFVQAVSGVLPFVFRFFGF, from the coding sequence ATGAAAAAATCTGTTATTTTCCTAACCCTAATTCTCAGTATTTTCCCCTTTCCAGTGAAAGCAGAAAACATCGCCCATCTTAGTCAACTATTAAGGACAAAACAATGTCAAGAATGTGATTTAAGCCAAGCAGGTTTAGTCATGGCAAACCTTTCTGGGGCAAACCTCGTGGGGGCAAACCTCGTGGGGGCAAACCTCAGCCGTGCCAATTTGACAGGGGCAAACTTGAGTTATGCTAACCTCACAGGGGCTTCTCTCCATGGTGCTAACCTAGCAGGGGTAAACCTCACAGGTGCAATTTTAAATCAAACCGACTTAAGAAATGCAAGGGTTATCGGTGCAACCTTTGAAAATACTGACTTAAATAATGCCCAGATAGATGGTATCGTAGGAATATCAAATGATGCCTTTTCCGCAGAGCAATTTTTTAGTTGGGCTTTAGCAGAAGACCGTCAGGGGAACTATCCCCAAGCCCTAAACCATTATAATACAGCTATCGAACTAGATCCAAACATGGCATCGGCATATCTAGCCAGAGGAATTATTAGGGCTCGTTATGACCGTATGGATATAGCCCTAGAAGACTTTACAAAGGCTCAAACTATTTATACCATAGAAAATAATGAAGAAGGCTTCACCCTTGCCAGTCAGTTTATGGAGTTAAGCCAAGCCAAAATAGAAAACCCCCGTCAACCCCTAGGGGGAAATCAGGGTAGTCCTAGATTTGTTCAAGCCGTGAGTGGTGTATTACCATTCGTATTTAGATTTTTTGGGTTTTAA
- a CDS encoding Type III restriction enzyme, res subunit: MSFSGLANQFLGHINWQKLAENYQQQNRYKLAEKSYIYQAKTENTGIPKIPHELNLRDYQKQAVINWLKNQGRGTLKMATGSGKTITALAVATELYQQIGLQILLVICPFRHLVLQWAKEAEKFNLIPFLAFNSVNNWHSELSTKLYNINSSKTKFLTIITTNSTFISQGFQTQLPFFPEKTLIIGDEAHNLGSAKLQSLLPKTIGLRLALSATPERYYDEHGTDALISYFGKVLQPEFTLGDAIKKKALVSYNYYPIFVELTEFEAKRYTQLTKKIGWELSKDNSPHNRHLTALLVRRSRLIGTAKNKLTALKELMKERINTHSTIFYCGDGKVEYEGKTERQLEIVTRILGKEIGYRVNIYSANTPLTERETIKQQLENKELQGIVSIRCLDEGIDIPSIKNAVILASSSNPRQFIQRRGRVLRPHHSKKEANIFDMIVIPPILDRETWEIEKSLLKKEIKRFMEFANLANNADYAKEKLFHLQNHFDVY, encoded by the coding sequence ATGAGTTTTTCAGGTTTAGCCAATCAATTCTTGGGTCATATCAATTGGCAAAAACTTGCGGAAAACTATCAACAACAAAATAGATATAAATTAGCTGAAAAGTCTTATATATATCAAGCAAAAACCGAAAATACAGGAATACCCAAAATTCCCCATGAGTTAAACCTCAGAGACTATCAAAAACAGGCGGTTATTAATTGGTTAAAAAATCAGGGTAGAGGTACATTAAAAATGGCCACAGGTAGCGGTAAAACCATCACAGCCCTTGCTGTTGCCACAGAACTTTATCAGCAAATAGGTTTACAAATTTTACTCGTAATATGTCCATTTCGTCACTTAGTATTACAATGGGCAAAAGAAGCAGAAAAATTTAATTTAATTCCTTTTCTTGCTTTTAATAGTGTCAATAATTGGCATAGCGAACTATCAACAAAACTATATAATATTAATAGTTCAAAGACAAAATTTTTAACCATTATCACTACAAATTCTACTTTTATTAGTCAAGGATTTCAAACCCAGTTGCCCTTTTTTCCTGAAAAAACTTTAATCATTGGAGACGAAGCCCATAATTTAGGTAGTGCGAAATTACAAAGCCTTTTGCCCAAAACCATTGGTTTAAGACTAGCCCTTTCTGCTACCCCCGAAAGGTACTATGATGAACATGGCACCGATGCCCTAATTAGTTACTTTGGAAAAGTATTACAACCAGAATTTACCCTTGGTGATGCCATCAAGAAAAAAGCCCTTGTTAGCTACAATTACTATCCTATCTTTGTGGAATTGACAGAATTTGAGGCAAAAAGATACACCCAACTCACAAAAAAAATCGGTTGGGAATTGTCAAAGGATAATTCGCCCCATAACCGTCATCTTACAGCCTTATTAGTGAGACGATCGCGCTTAATTGGTACAGCAAAAAATAAATTAACCGCCCTCAAAGAATTAATGAAGGAAAGAATAAACACCCATAGCACCATTTTTTATTGTGGTGATGGAAAAGTAGAATATGAAGGAAAAACAGAGAGACAGCTAGAAATTGTTACCCGCATTTTAGGTAAAGAAATAGGCTACCGAGTAAATATCTATAGTGCCAATACTCCCCTCACCGAAAGAGAAACCATTAAACAACAACTGGAAAACAAAGAATTACAAGGTATAGTCTCCATCCGTTGCCTAGACGAAGGTATCGATATACCCAGCATCAAAAATGCAGTCATCCTCGCCAGTAGTAGTAACCCCCGACAATTTATCCAAAGAAGGGGTAGAGTATTACGCCCCCATCACAGTAAAAAAGAAGCCAATATATTCGACATGATAGTTATTCCCCCAATCCTAGATAGAGAAACATGGGAAATAGAAAAAAGCCTCCTCAAAAAAGAAATCAAACGATTTATGGAATTTGCCAACCTAGCCAATAATGCCGACTACGCCAAAGAAAAACTATTCCACCTTCAAAATCACTTTGATGTATATTGA
- a CDS encoding two-component signal transduction system LuxR family response regulator — protein sequence MSLQILVSDDDSTIQHLIKDCLELQGYSVILANDGEKALSLAMKYHPHLLISDIKMPHKDGYQLVQELRKLPPFRLLPVIFLTHQHTMEAKINGYQAGCDVYLAKPFEPMELIAIVKHLLERSQVIQSERLFTEHNNSSIDNNNNFSSLHLTHREKEVLALIIEGHSNIQIAQQLYLSPKTIEKYVANLLKKTDSQNRTELVSFAFKNNLTHF from the coding sequence ATGTCCTTACAAATTTTAGTCTCCGATGATGACTCAACTATTCAGCATTTAATCAAAGATTGCCTTGAGTTACAAGGTTACTCGGTAATTTTAGCTAATGATGGAGAAAAGGCTTTATCCTTGGCCATGAAATACCATCCTCACTTATTAATCTCAGACATCAAGATGCCCCATAAGGATGGTTATCAGTTGGTGCAAGAATTACGCAAACTTCCTCCTTTTCGTTTACTACCTGTTATTTTCCTTACTCATCAGCACACCATGGAGGCAAAAATTAATGGTTATCAGGCGGGGTGTGATGTGTATTTAGCCAAGCCTTTTGAGCCTATGGAATTAATTGCTATTGTAAAACATCTCCTGGAGCGATCGCAAGTTATCCAATCAGAAAGACTATTTACCGAGCATAACAACTCATCTATAGATAATAATAACAATTTCTCCTCTCTTCATCTCACCCACCGAGAAAAAGAAGTTTTAGCCTTGATTATTGAAGGACACTCTAATATACAAATTGCCCAACAATTATATCTTAGCCCCAAAACCATCGAAAAATATGTCGCCAATCTTCTCAAAAAAACAGACTCTCAAAACCGCACCGAATTAGTTTCCTTCGCCTTTAAAAATAACCTTACTCACTTTTAA
- the acsF-2 gene encoding magnesium-protoporphyrin IX monomethyl ester aerobic oxidative cyclase has translation MVTTVQKPEFDELRPGIKTPAKETILTPRFYTTDFDEMAQMDISVNEDELRAIIAEFKQDYNRHHFVRNADFEQSWEHIDGETRRLFVEFLERSCTAEFSGFLLYKELGRRLKHTNPLLAEGFNLMSRDEARHAGFLNKALTDFNLSLDLGFLTKSRKYTFFKPKFIFYATYLSEKIGYWRYITIYRHLEQNPESRIYPIFKFFENWCQDENRHGDFFDAVLKAKPEFLNDWKAKLWCRFFLLSVFATMYLNDLHRSGFYASIGLDAREYDKTVIEKTNETAGRVFPITLDVKNPKFYDKLEKCFSNCEKLRAIDDSKAIAPIKVLRKIPLFASNAAQFIGLYFIKPIEADTLQGCVR, from the coding sequence ATGGTAACAACAGTTCAAAAACCAGAATTTGACGAGCTACGCCCGGGAATTAAAACCCCAGCCAAAGAAACAATCTTGACTCCTCGTTTTTACACCACAGATTTCGACGAGATGGCCCAGATGGACATCAGCGTTAATGAAGACGAGTTAAGAGCTATCATAGCCGAGTTTAAACAAGACTATAACCGTCATCACTTTGTGCGTAATGCTGACTTTGAGCAATCATGGGAGCATATTGATGGCGAAACCCGTCGTTTATTTGTAGAATTTTTAGAGCGCTCTTGTACTGCGGAATTCTCTGGATTTTTACTATACAAAGAGTTAGGCAGACGTTTAAAACATACCAATCCTCTCTTGGCAGAAGGTTTTAACTTAATGTCTCGTGACGAAGCCCGTCATGCTGGTTTTCTCAACAAAGCCTTAACTGATTTTAATTTATCCCTCGATTTAGGATTTTTAACCAAGAGTCGTAAATATACTTTCTTCAAACCTAAGTTTATTTTCTACGCTACCTATCTATCCGAGAAAATCGGTTACTGGCGTTATATTACTATTTATCGTCACCTAGAGCAAAATCCCGAAAGTCGCATCTATCCCATCTTCAAATTCTTTGAAAATTGGTGTCAAGATGAAAACCGCCATGGAGATTTCTTTGACGCGGTATTAAAAGCTAAACCTGAGTTTCTGAATGATTGGAAAGCGAAACTATGGTGTCGTTTCTTCTTGTTATCTGTGTTTGCCACCATGTATCTCAATGATTTACATCGCTCTGGTTTTTACGCTTCCATTGGCTTGGATGCTAGGGAGTATGACAAAACTGTTATCGAGAAAACCAACGAGACTGCGGGTAGAGTTTTCCCCATCACTCTTGATGTTAAAAATCCCAAGTTTTATGACAAGCTCGAAAAATGCTTTAGCAATTGTGAAAAACTAAGGGCTATTGATGATTCTAAAGCCATTGCACCTATCAAGGTTTTACGCAAAATACCTTTATTTGCTTCTAATGCCGCTCAGTTTATTGGTTTATACTTCATTAAGCCTATTGAAGCTGACACTTTACAAGGTTGTGTACGTTAA
- the hfq gene encoding RNA chaperone Hfq, translated as MPTFNTGLPSVRQIQVFIKDKINVQIGLTTNQSTEGKILWQDENCICILEDGTDKTLIWLSAIAYIKQV; from the coding sequence ATGCCTACATTTAATACTGGTCTTCCTAGTGTACGTCAAATTCAAGTCTTTATAAAGGATAAAATTAATGTTCAAATTGGACTGACTACTAATCAAAGCACCGAGGGCAAAATTCTTTGGCAAGATGAAAACTGTATTTGTATATTAGAAGATGGTACCGATAAAACTCTCATTTGGTTAAGTGCGATCGCCTATATCAAACAAGTTTAG
- the dapF gene encoding diaminopimelate epimerase DapF, with protein sequence MQFSKYHGLGNDFILIDNRQSDQPLVTPQEAVQMCDRHFGIGADGVIFVLPSQNHCDYTMRIFNSDGSEPEMCGNGIRCFAQFVTELEGKEEVGRTYPIQTLAGTITPTIKGEGMIRVDMGEPELTPAKIPTTLNQGGEKVVSESLNVAGKSYDVSCVSMGNPHCLVFVEKVADIELEKIGPLFETHEVFPQKTNTEFIEVVRPDYLKMRVWERGAGITLACGTGACATVVAGVLNGKCDRTCTVELPGGCLEIEWNQEDNHVYMTGPALKVFSGKYVT encoded by the coding sequence ATGCAGTTTAGCAAATATCACGGATTAGGTAATGACTTTATTTTGATCGATAATCGTCAATCTGATCAACCCCTCGTTACCCCCCAAGAAGCAGTACAAATGTGCGATCGCCATTTTGGTATCGGCGCCGATGGAGTCATTTTTGTATTACCCTCCCAAAACCATTGTGATTATACCATGAGAATCTTTAACTCCGATGGTTCTGAGCCTGAGATGTGCGGTAACGGGATTCGTTGTTTTGCCCAGTTTGTGACGGAATTAGAAGGCAAAGAGGAAGTAGGTAGAACATATCCTATTCAAACTTTAGCAGGTACCATTACCCCTACCATCAAGGGTGAAGGCATGATTCGGGTAGATATGGGTGAGCCTGAATTAACCCCTGCCAAAATTCCCACCACATTAAACCAAGGGGGAGAAAAGGTTGTCAGTGAATCCCTAAATGTGGCAGGTAAATCATATGATGTCTCCTGTGTGAGTATGGGAAATCCCCATTGTCTGGTATTTGTCGAAAAAGTAGCAGACATCGAGTTAGAAAAAATTGGCCCTTTATTTGAAACCCACGAGGTTTTTCCCCAGAAAACGAATACGGAATTTATCGAAGTAGTACGCCCTGATTACCTCAAAATGAGAGTCTGGGAAAGGGGTGCAGGAATTACCCTCGCCTGTGGTACGGGGGCTTGTGCCACGGTGGTGGCAGGAGTTTTAAATGGGAAGTGCGATCGCACTTGTACCGTAGAATTACCAGGGGGATGTTTAGAAATCGAGTGGAATCAAGAAGATAACCATGTATATATGACAGGGCCTGCATTGAAGGTTTTTTCAGGCAAATATGTAACCTGA
- the nagA gene encoding N-acetylglucosamine-6-phosphate deacetylase NagA, producing MIRLINCRLTEYKTLKNITINNNIITHICDSNTKDETDKTIINSIDLKGDYLSLGGVDLQINGGLGLAFPDLALPDIEKLHQICAYLWSVGVDQFMPTIVTTSVAKIRQSLEVIKTFKECNNKGNEAEILGVHLEGPFLNVQKKGAHPQEHLLPLNLDNIKKVFHNYGNIIKIITLAPELDSEGDIIPYLTDLGVIVSFGHSMATAEDAKRGFDQGASMVTHAFNAMPSLHHREPGMLGEAIARTDVYCGLIADGKHVSPTMLKVILQASNYEEGIFLVSDALAPIGLDDGIYPWDERTIEVKNGTATLPDGTLSGTTLPLFIGAQNLIRWDICTIQKAIALVTDAPRRAMKMPTIKVGQKANLIRWHHNQDKKSLTWERISTKFDEV from the coding sequence ATGATTCGCTTAATTAATTGTCGTCTAACGGAATATAAAACCTTAAAAAATATCACCATTAATAATAATATTATTACCCATATATGTGATAGTAATACGAAGGATGAAACAGACAAAACTATTATAAACTCCATTGATTTAAAGGGAGATTATCTTTCTTTGGGAGGAGTAGATTTACAAATAAATGGGGGTCTAGGATTAGCTTTTCCTGATTTAGCATTACCAGATATAGAAAAACTACATCAAATATGTGCTTATTTATGGTCAGTGGGAGTAGATCAATTTATGCCTACTATTGTTACCACTTCTGTAGCTAAAATTCGCCAATCCTTAGAAGTAATTAAGACATTTAAAGAGTGTAATAATAAAGGGAATGAAGCAGAAATTTTAGGGGTTCATTTAGAAGGACCATTTTTAAATGTACAAAAAAAAGGCGCCCATCCTCAAGAACATTTATTACCACTAAATTTAGACAACATAAAAAAAGTTTTTCATAATTACGGAAACATCATCAAAATTATTACCCTTGCCCCAGAATTGGACTCAGAGGGGGATATAATTCCTTATTTGACAGATTTGGGGGTAATAGTTAGTTTTGGTCATTCCATGGCGACGGCAGAGGACGCAAAAAGAGGTTTTGATCAAGGGGCGTCCATGGTTACCCATGCTTTTAACGCTATGCCTAGTTTACACCATAGAGAACCAGGTATGTTAGGAGAGGCGATCGCCCGTACTGATGTTTATTGCGGCTTAATTGCGGACGGAAAGCACGTTTCACCCACCATGTTAAAAGTCATTTTACAGGCCAGTAACTATGAAGAAGGGATATTTTTGGTAAGTGATGCCCTTGCCCCCATAGGCTTGGACGATGGTATTTATCCTTGGGATGAGCGCACCATCGAGGTAAAAAACGGCACTGCTACCCTGCCAGATGGCACATTGTCAGGTACTACCCTACCCCTATTCATAGGCGCTCAAAATTTGATAAGATGGGATATTTGTACTATACAAAAGGCGATCGCCCTTGTCACCGATGCTCCCCGTCGGGCGATGAAAATGCCCACCATAAAAGTAGGACAGAAAGCCAATTTGATAAGATGGCACCATAATCAAGACAAAAAATCATTGACTTGGGAGAGAATTTCCACCAAGTTTGACGAAGTTTAG
- a CDS encoding Type IV pilin PilA, with protein sequence MINRKEKTFKITLTGETAMKPEVTLKYLSYLRNKKDQNEGFTLIELLVVVIIIGVLAAVALPNLLGQVGKARETELKNAVGTVNRSQQAYHFERQEFADDIAFLGVTIPDQYIDETGMNITAGADTASNFSTNTDSAADGTRAFAGFISHGGGEFDQVLCQSNEIIDSLGALSALSCPTTAAEIK encoded by the coding sequence ATGATTAACAGAAAAGAAAAAACTTTTAAAATAACTCTCACAGGAGAAACAGCCATGAAACCAGAAGTAACCTTAAAATATTTATCCTACCTCCGCAACAAAAAAGACCAAAACGAAGGTTTTACCCTCATTGAACTCTTAGTAGTAGTAATCATCATCGGTGTACTAGCCGCCGTAGCTCTCCCCAACCTCCTCGGTCAAGTTGGTAAAGCTAGAGAAACCGAACTCAAAAACGCCGTAGGTACTGTAAACCGTTCTCAACAAGCATACCACTTCGAGCGTCAAGAATTTGCTGATGATATTGCTTTCTTGGGTGTAACAATACCTGATCAATATATTGATGAGACTGGTATGAACATCACTGCTGGTGCAGATACTGCCAGTAACTTCAGCACAAATACCGATTCTGCTGCAGATGGAACCCGTGCTTTCGCAGGTTTTATTAGCCACGGTGGAGGAGAATTTGATCAAGTCCTTTGTCAAAGTAATGAAATTATTGACTCTTTGGGCGCTCTGAGTGCTCTTTCCTGCCCAACTACTGCTGCAGAAATTAAATAG